A single Chlamydia suis DNA region contains:
- a CDS encoding class I fructose-bisphosphate aldolase: MTTIFDLLGKDADSLLTHQCVIKKEALTLPSGDFVSRVFAESDRNNRVLRSLQQMFDQGRLGGSGYLSILPVDQGVEHTAGASFAKNPMYFDPENIIRLAIEAGCSAVASSYGVLSTLARRYAHKIPFLLKINHNELLSYPTTHHQIFFSQVEDAYNMGAVAVGATIYFGSETSSEEIVAVSKAFSKARELGLATVLWCYLRNPHFVKNGVDYHTAADLTGQADHLGATLGADIVKQKLPTLQEGFKTINFSKTDDLVYSELSSTHPIDLCRYQVLNSYCGRVGLINSGGPSGENDFAEAAKTAVINKRAGGMGLILGRKAFQRPFSEGVRLLNLIQDIYLDPTISIS; encoded by the coding sequence ATGACAACGATTTTTGATCTTCTTGGCAAAGACGCAGACTCTCTCCTTACTCACCAATGTGTGATAAAAAAAGAAGCATTAACGCTTCCCTCTGGAGACTTCGTATCGAGAGTTTTTGCAGAATCAGATAGAAATAATCGCGTGCTCCGTTCTCTACAGCAGATGTTTGATCAGGGACGTTTAGGCGGAAGCGGATACCTTTCTATCCTTCCTGTTGATCAGGGAGTTGAACACACGGCTGGTGCATCTTTTGCTAAAAATCCCATGTATTTTGATCCAGAAAATATCATACGCCTTGCAATAGAAGCCGGCTGTTCTGCTGTAGCCTCTTCCTACGGGGTTTTGAGCACGTTAGCCAGACGATATGCTCATAAAATTCCTTTTTTACTTAAAATAAACCATAATGAACTGCTATCTTACCCGACGACGCATCACCAAATCTTCTTCAGTCAGGTTGAAGATGCTTATAACATGGGGGCTGTTGCCGTAGGAGCCACTATTTATTTTGGCTCAGAAACTTCTTCTGAAGAAATCGTGGCCGTTTCTAAAGCTTTTTCAAAAGCTAGAGAACTCGGTTTGGCCACCGTTTTATGGTGTTATTTACGGAATCCGCATTTTGTTAAGAATGGAGTCGACTACCACACTGCAGCGGATTTAACGGGACAGGCGGACCATCTTGGAGCAACGTTAGGAGCTGATATTGTTAAACAAAAGCTTCCAACGTTACAAGAGGGATTTAAAACAATTAATTTTAGCAAAACAGATGATCTTGTGTACTCGGAACTATCATCGACGCATCCCATAGATTTATGCCGATACCAGGTACTAAATAGCTATTGTGGGAGAGTTGGTTTGATTAATTCCGGGGGTCCTTCAGGAGAAAATGACTTTGCTGAAGCAGCAAAAACAGCGGTAATTAATAAAAGAGCTGGCGGCATGGGACTGATTTTAGGGAGAAAAGCCTTCCAGAGACCCTTCTCTGAAGGCGTCCGGTTACTTAATTTAATTCAAGATATTTATTTAGATCCGACAATCTCCATATCGTAA
- a CDS encoding amino acid permease: MHHRKSSTPLGTFTVGMLSLAVVISLRNLPLTAKHGLSTLFFYAAAVACFMIPYALIAAELASFKPQGIYVWTRDALGKRWGFFAIWMQWFHNMTWYPAMLAFIASTLVYQISPDLANNRLYLASVILLGFWGLTFFNFLGIGTSAIFSSVCVIIGTLIPGAILVAFAAYWIQGGNPIAINLSWNELLPDFSSPSSFVLLSGMLLALCGLEANANLASDMEDPKKNYPKAVFIGAVSTLAILVLGSLAIAIVIPKEEISLVSGLIRAFSLFFEKYNLSWMTGIIVAMTIAGSLGELNAWMFAGTKGLFISTQNDCLPKIFKKTNSRDVPTNLMLFQAIVVTLFTFVFVYVDSADLAYWILSALSVQMYLVMYICLFIAGPVLRIKEPKAQRLYSVPGKLVGMCILSTLGILSCLFALGISFLPPQAVASFSSMKGNFNYTALLLLAFAVNCCIPFGMYYSHKKLIK; this comes from the coding sequence ATGCATCATCGCAAATCTTCTACCCCGTTAGGGACTTTTACTGTAGGGATGCTATCTCTTGCAGTAGTAATTAGTTTAAGAAACCTTCCTTTAACAGCAAAGCACGGTTTGTCCACTCTATTTTTTTATGCCGCAGCCGTGGCTTGTTTTATGATTCCATACGCACTTATCGCAGCCGAGTTGGCTTCCTTCAAACCTCAGGGCATTTATGTTTGGACACGCGACGCCTTGGGGAAACGTTGGGGATTCTTTGCTATATGGATGCAATGGTTTCACAATATGACTTGGTATCCTGCAATGTTGGCATTCATTGCCAGTACGCTCGTTTATCAAATTAGCCCCGATCTTGCCAACAATCGGCTGTATTTAGCCTCTGTTATTCTTTTAGGCTTTTGGGGACTCACCTTCTTTAATTTTTTAGGCATCGGAACCTCTGCTATTTTTAGCTCCGTTTGCGTAATTATAGGGACACTCATTCCCGGAGCCATTTTGGTTGCTTTCGCTGCTTACTGGATTCAAGGAGGAAACCCGATTGCCATTAATCTCTCATGGAACGAACTTCTTCCAGACTTCTCTTCTCCATCTTCTTTTGTCCTTTTATCTGGAATGCTTCTTGCGTTGTGTGGATTGGAAGCAAATGCCAATTTAGCTTCCGATATGGAAGATCCCAAAAAAAATTACCCTAAAGCTGTTTTTATTGGGGCGGTGTCTACCCTCGCTATTTTAGTTTTAGGCTCTTTGGCCATTGCTATCGTAATCCCTAAAGAAGAAATCAGTCTGGTTTCTGGTTTAATTCGAGCTTTTTCTCTGTTTTTCGAAAAATACAATCTTTCTTGGATGACAGGGATTATCGTAGCTATGACGATAGCGGGATCTCTGGGAGAATTGAACGCGTGGATGTTCGCTGGAACCAAAGGGTTATTCATTTCTACCCAAAATGATTGCTTACCCAAAATTTTCAAGAAAACGAATTCTAGAGATGTTCCGACTAATCTGATGCTTTTCCAAGCCATTGTGGTTACTTTGTTCACTTTCGTATTCGTCTATGTAGATTCTGCAGATCTAGCCTATTGGATCCTAAGTGCGCTCAGTGTTCAAATGTACCTTGTGATGTACATTTGCTTATTTATAGCGGGCCCAGTTCTTAGAATAAAAGAGCCTAAAGCTCAAAGACTGTATTCGGTGCCTGGAAAACTTGTGGGAATGTGTATCCTATCTACACTCGGAATCCTTTCCTGTTTGTTCGCTTTAGGCATCAGCTTCCTTCCCCCTCAGGCTGTAGCTTCCTTCTCGTCTATGAAAGGTAATTTTAATTACACAGCCCTGTTGCTTCTAGCCTTTGCTGTCAATTGTTGCATTCCTTTCGGGATGTACTATTCCCATAAAAAATTAATTAAATAA
- a CDS encoding tRNA 2-thiocytidine biosynthesis TtcA family protein, producing the protein MFTLQCTPPWTKSGKRVESLVRKALYTHAMLQTHTRIAVALSGGKDSLSLLLMLKAISGRGFPELTLHAIHIGGKYSCGAAVSEKYLSSICDKIQVPLISIPSPYETETPECYTCSRIRRRILFDTAKAVGATAVAFGHHRDDAVQTTLMNLLHKAEFAGMLPVVNMVNFGITILRPLIFIPEDLIRKFAKESGFARITCRCPVISLRTKTEEALKTLETIFPQARHNIALAVRESGLIKANNVEKTVSIQEDNLSC; encoded by the coding sequence ATGTTTACACTACAATGCACCCCTCCATGGACAAAATCTGGGAAACGTGTTGAAAGCTTGGTGCGCAAAGCGCTGTATACTCATGCCATGTTGCAAACGCATACACGTATTGCGGTTGCCCTGAGCGGAGGTAAAGACAGCCTATCTTTGTTGCTAATGTTAAAGGCCATTTCTGGTAGAGGATTCCCAGAATTGACTCTTCATGCAATCCATATTGGAGGCAAATATTCTTGCGGTGCAGCCGTTAGCGAAAAATATCTTTCTTCTATCTGCGATAAAATCCAAGTACCGCTTATTTCCATTCCATCTCCTTATGAGACCGAAACACCAGAATGCTATACTTGCTCCCGTATCAGACGTCGCATTCTTTTTGACACGGCCAAAGCAGTCGGAGCAACAGCTGTCGCATTCGGACATCATCGAGACGATGCGGTGCAAACAACACTCATGAATCTTCTGCATAAAGCAGAATTTGCGGGCATGCTACCTGTTGTGAACATGGTAAATTTCGGAATCACGATCCTCCGCCCTCTTATCTTTATCCCCGAAGATCTTATCCGCAAATTCGCTAAAGAAAGCGGATTTGCTCGCATTACCTGTCGTTGCCCCGTCATTTCTTTACGAACAAAAACAGAAGAAGCTCTCAAAACGCTGGAAACGATTTTCCCTCAAGCAAGGCATAATATTGCTTTAGCTGTTAGAGAATCGGGACTCATTAAAGCTAATAACGTCGAGAAAACTGTTTCCATCCAGGAAGACAACCTCTCTTGCTAG
- a CDS encoding UvrD-helicase domain-containing protein, whose amino-acid sequence MKLSQQLKHIDIPTILHHDFYGKVIYAKQEKRVTDYYVADYQRVRVFCRRFRCFGVASNPIFLKFIQDFESITTLVKKHNSEIISCLLDLHKEFFDHVLHYPLDEQQRRSIIAEEENCLVISSAGSGKTSSILGKVRYLIEIKGIDPRRIALISYTNKASLELTKRLATDGLRGYTFHKLAVDLIGSVTGVKPSICSRPEKILADSYQELLKTKYFKKNVLEYFANYGPFTPEWEIRDNFSEQKEKHLKAVFPDMDGKTIYVRSKQEQTACFILSSLGISFRYEEPYEFHVADATHSQYRPDFSLYVTEQNGSLRRIYLELFAINKQGRVPPWFVEGTNKTYEEVNQIYLDEIDWKNKTHKKFKTELLALTSADFSYSNIQDKLRKLLEEAGIPIQEKKEEELYHTILPKQSSQEKAFIQLVIQFISLMKSTHQSIKEVLYRAKIAKDNQSSWLIEKVLKPIYEHYVDTLAKKNQIDFTDAILRATEICRSSRPEKYDYIIVDEFQDISAACCHFLKELRKGNPPAKMYCVGDDWQSIYRFAGSDVTVFNQFSDYFGPKEVHKLETTYRLGEPLVSLASGFVQRNNSQIRKDCRSFNPDTRTELVFIPYCCRSISRNEMDYCSRLEQEISKIPEDKSILLLGRYSSDDYLLSQKHQFVKTRSNLFYIIGNRKIEFLTVHKAKGLEADYVILLQCNAGIFGFPSIIKDNAVLNYVLAEEDSFPFSEERRLFYVAITRAKIKTIVLYDKKFPSEFVKEFVEVDKKSPSEVVKESVKVDEEPVNAYKVWTRREESFLLQLYKKGESAKDIATKMGRSPSAIRSRLRKLQRAC is encoded by the coding sequence TTGAAATTATCTCAGCAGCTAAAACACATCGACATTCCCACTATTTTACATCACGATTTCTATGGCAAGGTTATCTACGCAAAACAAGAGAAAAGGGTCACAGATTATTATGTTGCCGATTATCAAAGGGTTCGCGTGTTTTGCCGAAGATTCCGTTGTTTTGGCGTTGCTTCAAACCCAATTTTTCTTAAATTCATACAAGATTTTGAGTCGATAACAACCCTTGTTAAGAAACATAATAGTGAGATTATAAGTTGTTTACTGGATCTTCATAAGGAATTTTTTGATCACGTTCTACATTACCCATTGGATGAACAACAAAGACGCTCTATTATAGCAGAAGAAGAGAATTGTTTAGTCATTAGCTCTGCAGGAAGCGGGAAAACGTCTTCTATCTTAGGGAAGGTGCGATATCTTATAGAGATTAAGGGAATAGATCCTCGTCGTATAGCTCTGATTAGTTATACCAATAAAGCTTCATTAGAACTTACAAAAAGATTGGCTACGGATGGATTAAGGGGATATACCTTTCATAAGTTGGCTGTTGACCTAATTGGAAGCGTAACAGGAGTTAAACCCTCTATCTGTAGCCGTCCTGAGAAGATTCTTGCAGATAGCTATCAAGAATTATTGAAAACAAAGTATTTTAAAAAGAATGTATTAGAATATTTTGCTAATTATGGTCCTTTCACACCTGAGTGGGAAATTCGAGATAATTTTTCTGAACAAAAGGAAAAACACTTGAAAGCCGTATTCCCTGATATGGATGGGAAAACGATTTATGTCCGAAGCAAACAAGAGCAAACCGCCTGCTTCATTTTATCGTCTTTAGGCATTTCGTTCCGATATGAAGAACCTTATGAATTTCACGTAGCAGATGCAACGCATTCCCAATACAGACCGGATTTTTCTCTTTACGTTACTGAGCAGAATGGAAGTTTAAGACGTATCTACCTGGAGCTTTTTGCTATTAATAAACAAGGACGAGTTCCTCCATGGTTTGTTGAAGGGACAAATAAGACTTATGAAGAAGTGAATCAAATATATTTAGATGAGATAGATTGGAAAAATAAAACTCATAAGAAGTTCAAAACAGAACTGCTTGCTTTAACTAGTGCGGATTTCAGCTATTCGAATATTCAGGATAAATTAAGAAAACTATTAGAAGAAGCAGGCATCCCTATTCAAGAAAAGAAAGAAGAAGAGTTATATCATACCATTCTTCCTAAGCAGAGTAGTCAAGAGAAAGCGTTTATTCAACTTGTAATACAGTTTATTTCTTTGATGAAATCGACTCATCAATCTATTAAGGAAGTACTATATCGCGCAAAAATCGCTAAAGATAATCAAAGTTCTTGGCTTATTGAAAAAGTCTTAAAACCTATTTACGAACATTATGTGGATACATTAGCTAAGAAGAATCAGATTGATTTTACTGACGCTATTTTGCGAGCAACAGAAATTTGTCGAAGCTCTCGTCCTGAGAAGTACGATTATATTATTGTCGATGAGTTCCAAGATATTTCCGCTGCTTGTTGCCACTTTTTAAAAGAATTGCGTAAGGGGAATCCTCCCGCTAAGATGTATTGCGTTGGGGATGATTGGCAGTCTATCTATCGATTTGCAGGAAGTGATGTAACTGTGTTCAATCAGTTTTCCGATTATTTTGGTCCAAAAGAGGTCCATAAACTAGAGACTACCTATAGATTGGGAGAGCCTTTGGTCTCTTTAGCTTCTGGCTTTGTACAACGTAATAATTCACAAATACGAAAAGATTGTCGTTCCTTTAATCCAGATACTAGGACTGAGTTAGTATTTATTCCTTATTGTTGCAGGTCGATTTCCCGCAACGAAATGGATTATTGCTCTCGTTTAGAGCAAGAAATTTCTAAGATTCCAGAAGATAAATCTATCCTTTTATTGGGGAGGTATTCATCCGATGACTATCTCTTATCTCAGAAACATCAGTTTGTTAAAACAAGGAGCAATCTTTTTTATATTATCGGAAATAGAAAAATAGAATTCCTTACTGTACACAAGGCAAAAGGCCTTGAAGCTGATTACGTAATCTTGCTTCAATGCAACGCCGGAATTTTTGGGTTCCCTAGTATTATTAAAGATAACGCGGTGCTTAACTATGTTTTAGCAGAAGAAGATTCTTTTCCGTTTAGCGAGGAAAGAAGATTATTCTATGTCGCTATAACACGAGCTAAGATTAAAACTATAGTCCTTTATGATAAAAAATTCCCCTCAGAGTTTGTTAAAGAGTTTGTAGAGGTGGATAAAAAAAGCCCTTCAGAGGTTGTTAAAGAGTCTGTAAAGGTGGATGAGGAACCCGTGAATGCCTATAAAGTTTGGACACGCAGAGAGGAGTCTTTTTTGTTACAACTATATAAAAAGGGAGAGAGTGCTAAGGACATTGCTACGAAAATGGGACGTAGCCCATCTGCTATAAGATCAAGATTACGCAAGCTGCAGCGGGCTTGTTGA
- the surE gene encoding 5'/3'-nucleotidase SurE, with translation MTKEQRLKILITNDDGIKAKGISLLVSLLREANFADLYVVAPLEEQSGRSMAFSLIEPTALEPFDYPQKVQEAWAVVGTPVDCVKLAIGELFKNNLPDLVLSGINNGKNSGRCLYYSATVGAIREANLHGIPAIALSQCENISFFQEAQMSSLIRALCEFTVSHKHADPLGFNVNFPASSDNSPWKGIRFTLSGDEFLFGTPRLVRTEGNRRYYTLYDMQDKVSGDLSDEYLALANNYISAAPLISKNTPLATFSEEDLAFLKESFEQSVQWDSSLSLEEDLA, from the coding sequence ATGACTAAGGAACAAAGACTTAAAATTCTTATTACTAATGACGACGGCATCAAAGCCAAGGGAATTAGCCTACTAGTTTCCTTGCTTCGCGAAGCCAATTTTGCAGATCTCTATGTTGTAGCACCTTTGGAAGAACAGTCTGGACGAAGCATGGCCTTCTCACTAATAGAGCCGACAGCCCTAGAACCTTTTGATTACCCTCAAAAAGTTCAGGAGGCTTGGGCTGTAGTAGGAACTCCTGTTGACTGTGTAAAGTTAGCTATTGGAGAGCTCTTTAAAAACAATCTGCCAGACCTGGTCTTATCAGGGATCAATAACGGAAAAAATTCTGGCCGCTGCCTCTACTACTCCGCAACTGTGGGTGCTATAAGGGAGGCGAACCTTCATGGAATTCCTGCAATAGCTCTTTCTCAATGTGAAAACATTTCTTTTTTCCAAGAAGCTCAAATGTCCTCTTTGATTCGCGCTTTATGTGAGTTCACAGTTTCTCATAAACACGCCGATCCTTTAGGATTTAATGTAAACTTCCCTGCTAGCTCCGATAACTCTCCTTGGAAAGGAATCCGCTTCACCCTTTCTGGAGATGAATTTTTGTTTGGTACGCCAAGACTGGTTCGCACCGAAGGAAATCGACGCTACTACACGCTATACGATATGCAAGATAAGGTGTCTGGAGATCTTTCTGATGAATACTTAGCCTTAGCCAATAACTATATTAGCGCTGCCCCACTTATTTCCAAAAACACTCCCCTAGCAACATTTTCTGAAGAAGATCTAGCCTTCCTTAAAGAGTCCTTTGAACAATCCGTTCAATGGGATTCTTCTTTAAGTCTCGAAGAAGATCTAGCTTAA
- a CDS encoding UbiA-like polyprenyltransferase has protein sequence MPKIELIQQLIKCKYALFALLFLASATLFCFSLPNTAFPLFSLASMKTLFLGGSAFFVARAFGMIINQIVDCAIDKRNPRTNMRVLPAGLLSTKSSVLLLILCLILFLSFCWFFNPLCFILAVLATLLMIVYPYTKRFTFLCHWILGLVYYFAILMNFFAIAPVPSFSIFCMASLLGLSFGMIIAANDIIYAIQDLEFDRKEGLFSVPACFGTQFSIKMASANLAISALAYLFLGYFVLDRKVFYLCSFLPLAEIFRTIKRYTCIHLSSPAELQQKFFLGNLSLGIAFLANMIGLFLLGGTS, from the coding sequence ATGCCCAAAATTGAATTGATTCAGCAGCTTATCAAATGTAAATACGCTTTATTTGCTCTTCTTTTCCTCGCTTCTGCCACATTATTCTGCTTTTCTCTTCCAAACACCGCATTCCCTTTATTCTCTTTAGCTTCTATGAAAACTCTCTTTCTGGGCGGAAGTGCATTTTTTGTTGCTAGAGCTTTTGGAATGATCATAAATCAAATTGTAGACTGCGCAATAGACAAACGTAATCCGCGCACCAACATGCGCGTATTGCCAGCAGGACTTCTCTCTACTAAAAGTTCTGTTTTGCTTTTGATTCTTTGTCTTATCCTATTCTTAAGCTTTTGCTGGTTCTTCAATCCTCTATGTTTTATCCTTGCTGTTTTAGCCACTCTTCTTATGATTGTTTATCCTTATACGAAACGCTTTACGTTTCTTTGCCATTGGATTTTAGGGCTCGTTTACTATTTCGCGATACTTATGAACTTTTTCGCTATTGCCCCCGTCCCTTCCTTCTCTATATTTTGCATGGCCTCATTGCTTGGCCTCTCTTTTGGAATGATCATCGCAGCAAATGACATCATTTACGCTATCCAAGATCTAGAGTTTGATCGAAAAGAGGGCCTTTTCAGCGTTCCCGCATGTTTTGGAACACAATTTTCCATCAAAATGGCTTCTGCAAATTTAGCAATTAGTGCGTTAGCCTACTTATTTCTAGGCTATTTTGTCCTCGATAGGAAGGTGTTTTATCTATGCTCTTTTTTACCTTTAGCTGAAATTTTTCGTACAATCAAACGCTACACATGTATTCATTTAAGCTCTCCAGCTGAGCTTCAGCAAAAATTCTTTCTAGGGAACCTTTCCCTCGGTATCGCGTTTCTTGCTAATATGATCGGGCTATTTTTATTAGGAGGAACCTCATGA
- a CDS encoding UbiX family flavin prenyltransferase, translated as MRRYVVGISGASGVILAVTLVTELAKLGHHVDVIISPSAKKTLYYELDTKSFLATIPQHLHKNILLHHITSIESSLSSGSSSVDATIIVPCSVATIAAISCGLADNLLRRVADVALKEKRPLILVPRESPLSTIHLENLLKLAQNGAIILPPMPIWYFKPQTVDDIANDIVGKILATLRLDSPLIKRWENPS; from the coding sequence ATGAGACGCTATGTTGTAGGTATTTCTGGAGCATCGGGGGTAATACTAGCGGTAACATTAGTCACGGAACTTGCTAAGTTAGGGCATCATGTTGATGTTATCATATCCCCTTCAGCAAAAAAAACTTTGTATTATGAATTAGATACAAAATCTTTTTTAGCCACAATTCCTCAACACCTTCATAAAAACATATTGCTTCATCATATTACCTCTATAGAAAGCTCTCTATCGTCAGGGTCGAGCTCAGTTGATGCAACTATCATCGTTCCTTGTAGCGTGGCAACTATCGCAGCAATCTCTTGCGGTTTAGCCGATAACCTGCTCCGAAGGGTTGCGGATGTTGCGTTAAAAGAGAAAAGGCCTCTAATCCTCGTTCCACGAGAAAGCCCTTTATCAACAATTCATCTAGAAAATCTACTCAAATTGGCACAAAATGGAGCCATTATACTTCCTCCTATGCCTATTTGGTACTTCAAGCCTCAAACAGTAGACGATATAGCTAATGACATTGTAGGGAAAATTTTAGCAACCTTACGGCTAGATAGTCCCTTAATAAAAAGATGGGAGAACCCCTCTTAA
- a CDS encoding YitT family protein has product MAHTIRFTKFSFPLYFSKTLSWFIIGGFLAACGVHMVLAPNDLIDGGIVGLSMIAAHSFGKQFLPAFLVLFNLPFIILACRRIGKYFVVQMITAVIIFSCWLWLIEVLPEWLGMQPFIFDGSEIETIVLGGVVLGAGGGLIIRHGGATDGTEILGIIVNKKRGYTVGQVILFVNFFIFSLGGIVYRNWHTAFMSLLTYAVAIKVMDMVILGFEDTKSVTIITSSPRKLGNILMESLGVGLTYLHAEGGFSGEPRNLLYIVVERLQLSQLKEIVHREDPSAFIAIENLHEVINEKRTSH; this is encoded by the coding sequence ATGGCTCATACCATACGTTTCACGAAGTTTAGTTTCCCTTTATATTTCTCTAAGACTCTTAGCTGGTTTATCATAGGCGGTTTTTTAGCTGCTTGTGGTGTTCACATGGTTCTTGCTCCTAATGACTTGATCGATGGCGGGATAGTAGGATTATCCATGATCGCTGCCCACTCCTTTGGGAAGCAGTTTCTTCCAGCGTTTTTAGTGTTGTTTAACTTGCCTTTCATCATTTTGGCTTGTAGACGTATTGGGAAGTACTTCGTTGTGCAAATGATCACAGCAGTGATTATCTTTTCCTGCTGGTTATGGCTGATAGAAGTCTTACCCGAATGGCTGGGTATGCAACCTTTTATTTTCGATGGTTCAGAAATAGAAACAATCGTTCTCGGTGGAGTAGTTTTAGGAGCTGGTGGCGGGTTAATTATTCGACATGGTGGGGCCACAGACGGAACGGAGATTTTAGGGATTATCGTAAATAAGAAACGAGGCTATACGGTCGGACAAGTTATTTTATTTGTGAACTTTTTTATTTTCTCCTTAGGAGGGATTGTTTACCGTAATTGGCATACAGCTTTTATGTCTTTGTTGACCTATGCTGTAGCTATTAAAGTTATGGATATGGTGATTTTGGGATTTGAAGACACTAAATCCGTGACTATCATTACTTCTTCCCCTAGAAAACTAGGGAACATTCTTATGGAGTCCTTAGGGGTCGGATTGACCTATCTGCACGCAGAAGGAGGATTTTCTGGCGAGCCTCGCAATCTTCTGTATATCGTTGTAGAACGCTTGCAGCTTTCTCAGCTCAAAGAAATTGTTCATAGAGAAGATCCAAGTGCTTTTATAGCTATTGAAAATTTACACGAAGTGATCAACGAAAAAAGAACCTCTCATTAA